One segment of Streptomyces sp. TG1A-8 DNA contains the following:
- a CDS encoding carbohydrate ABC transporter permease encodes MATTTPARGAHTPPLGGTGTAPNPWRARLWRLDDKASPYAYVAPFFLIFGAFGLYPLLYTGWIALHRVEMTSLDQSQWVGWDNFARILQDSEFWTAVVNTFVIGVVSTVPQLLVALGLAHLLNYKLRASTFWRTVILTPYATSVATAALVFALVFRADGGILNWVLHFFGVGNTDWGNGEWTSKIAISIIVIWRWTGYNALIYLAAMQAVPTDLYEAASIDGATRWQQFRKVTIPSLRPTILFTIVISTIGSMQLFGEPLLLQGGTLGSTGGSEHQYETLSIYLFNYGWKLGHLGPAAAVAWAMLVLLLLIALINWIVGRFVRKNAA; translated from the coding sequence GTGGCAACGACAACCCCCGCACGGGGTGCCCACACCCCGCCGCTCGGCGGCACCGGTACCGCGCCGAATCCGTGGCGCGCCCGGCTGTGGCGCCTGGACGACAAGGCGTCGCCGTACGCCTACGTCGCCCCCTTCTTCCTCATCTTCGGCGCCTTCGGGCTCTACCCGCTCCTCTACACCGGGTGGATCGCCCTGCACCGGGTGGAGATGACGAGCCTGGACCAGTCCCAGTGGGTCGGCTGGGACAACTTCGCCAGGATCCTCCAGGACTCCGAGTTCTGGACGGCCGTCGTCAACACCTTCGTCATCGGCGTCGTCTCCACCGTCCCGCAGCTCCTCGTCGCCCTGGGCCTGGCCCACCTGCTCAACTACAAGCTGCGCGCCAGCACCTTCTGGCGGACGGTGATCCTCACCCCGTACGCCACCTCGGTGGCCACCGCGGCCCTCGTCTTCGCCCTCGTCTTCCGCGCCGACGGCGGCATCCTCAACTGGGTGCTGCACTTCTTCGGCGTCGGCAACACCGACTGGGGCAACGGCGAGTGGACCTCCAAGATCGCCATCTCGATCATCGTGATCTGGCGCTGGACCGGCTACAACGCCCTCATCTACCTGGCCGCCATGCAGGCGGTGCCCACCGACCTGTACGAGGCGGCCTCGATCGACGGGGCGACGCGCTGGCAGCAGTTCCGCAAGGTGACCATCCCCTCGCTGCGGCCGACGATCCTGTTCACCATCGTCATCTCGACCATCGGCTCCATGCAGCTGTTCGGCGAGCCGCTGCTGCTGCAGGGCGGCACGCTCGGCTCCACGGGCGGCAGCGAGCACCAGTACGAGACGCTCAGCATCTACCTCTTCAACTACGGCTGGAAGCTGGGGCACCTGGGTCCGGCGGCGGCCGTGGCCTGGGCCATGCTCGTCCTGCTGCTGCTCATCGCCCTGATCAACTGGATCGTCGGCCGGTTCGTGCGCAAGAACGCGGCCTGA
- a CDS encoding GH1 family beta-glucosidase gives MTAVRPETTAQQASGTSFPTGFVWGAATAAYQVEGAAAEDGRTPSIWDTFSHTPGKVRNGDTGDIAADHYHRYRDDVALMKDLGLKAYRFSVSWSRVQPTGRGPAVERGLDFYRRLTDELLEAGITPVATLYHWDLPQELEDAGGWPHRDTAHRFAEYAGIMARALGDRIGVWTTLNEPWCSAFLGYGSGVHAPGRTDAAATLRAAHHLNLAHGQAIGALRAVLPSSAQTSITLNLHQVRPLTDGPGDAEAARRIDAVGNRIFTGPILDGAYPEDLLADTAHLVDWAELVQDGDLAEISRPIDLLGVNYYSPTVVSLPADGTGSTRNDGHGASDHSPWTGSEHIAFHLANDDLTAMNWAIDADGLHTLLTGLAASHPRLPLMVTENGAAFDDYVSPEGRVNDPQRIAYLHSHLDAVRRAIADGADVRGYFLWSLLDNFEWSYGYSKRFGAVYVDYPTQRRIPKASAHWYAGVIRDNALPA, from the coding sequence ATGACCGCCGTACGACCCGAGACCACTGCCCAGCAGGCATCGGGCACCTCCTTCCCGACCGGCTTCGTCTGGGGTGCCGCCACCGCCGCCTACCAGGTGGAGGGCGCCGCCGCGGAGGACGGCCGCACCCCCTCGATCTGGGACACCTTCAGCCACACCCCCGGCAAGGTCCGCAACGGCGACACCGGTGACATCGCCGCCGACCACTACCACCGGTACCGCGACGACGTGGCCCTGATGAAGGACCTGGGCCTGAAGGCGTACCGGTTCTCCGTCTCCTGGTCCCGCGTGCAGCCCACCGGCCGCGGCCCCGCCGTCGAGCGCGGCCTGGACTTCTACCGCCGCCTCACCGACGAGCTCCTGGAGGCCGGCATCACGCCGGTCGCCACCCTCTACCACTGGGACCTGCCCCAGGAACTGGAGGACGCGGGCGGCTGGCCGCACCGCGACACCGCGCACCGCTTCGCCGAGTACGCCGGCATCATGGCCCGCGCCCTCGGTGACCGGATCGGCGTGTGGACCACCCTCAACGAGCCCTGGTGCTCGGCCTTCCTCGGCTACGGCTCCGGCGTGCACGCCCCCGGGCGCACCGACGCCGCCGCCACCCTGCGCGCCGCGCACCACCTGAACCTGGCCCACGGCCAGGCCATCGGGGCGCTGCGCGCGGTCCTGCCGTCGTCCGCGCAGACCTCCATCACCCTCAACCTGCACCAGGTGCGCCCGCTCACCGACGGCCCCGGCGACGCCGAGGCCGCGCGCCGCATCGACGCGGTCGGCAACCGGATCTTCACCGGCCCGATCCTGGACGGCGCCTACCCGGAGGACCTGCTCGCCGACACCGCCCACCTCGTGGACTGGGCGGAGCTGGTGCAGGACGGCGACCTCGCGGAGATCTCCCGCCCCATCGACCTGCTCGGCGTCAACTACTACTCGCCGACCGTCGTCTCCCTGCCCGCCGACGGCACCGGCAGCACCAGGAACGACGGCCACGGCGCCAGCGACCACTCCCCGTGGACCGGCTCCGAACACATCGCCTTCCACCTCGCCAACGACGACCTGACCGCGATGAACTGGGCGATCGACGCCGACGGACTGCACACGCTGCTGACCGGCCTGGCGGCCTCGCACCCGCGGCTGCCGCTGATGGTCACCGAGAACGGCGCCGCCTTCGACGACTACGTCTCCCCCGAGGGCCGGGTCAACGACCCCCAGCGGATCGCCTACCTCCACTCCCACCTGGACGCCGTCCGCCGGGCCATCGCCGACGGGGCGGACGTGCGGGGCTACTTCCTGTGGTCCCTGCTGGACAACTTCGAGTGGTCCTACGGCTACTCCAAGCGCTTCGGCGCCGTCTACGTGGACTACCCCACCCAGCGCCGCATCCCCAAGGCGAGCGCCCACTGGTACGCCGGGGTGATCCGGGACAACGCCCTGCCGGCCTGA
- a CDS encoding carbohydrate ABC transporter permease, producing MTTTSPTKTVPGLVPAPLAGAPGKGRGRFRIGAGQQLRGGPFTYAALIVVGLGSIFPLYWTLVAASHDQQRVLDSPPPLLPGGRLWSNLQAAWDQAHLGKAIVNSVIVAGCITAATLFFCTLAGYAFAKMRFRGRGVLMTAVIATLTIPPQLSVVPLFMMMSDIGWGGKLESVIFPTLVGAFGVFFMRQYLLEALPYELIEAAKVDGASNIRIVWNVVLPVARPAMMVLGMLTFVQAWNDFFWPFLALNQENPTIQVALGQLSASYTPDQSIVMAGALISTLPLLLVFVVFGKQIVGGIMAGAVKG from the coding sequence ATGACCACGACCAGTCCCACCAAGACCGTGCCGGGCCTCGTTCCGGCGCCGCTCGCCGGCGCTCCGGGCAAGGGCCGCGGCCGTTTCCGCATCGGCGCCGGCCAGCAGCTCAGGGGCGGCCCGTTCACCTACGCCGCCCTGATCGTCGTCGGCCTGGGCTCGATCTTCCCGCTCTACTGGACGCTGGTGGCCGCCTCGCACGACCAGCAGCGGGTCCTGGACAGCCCGCCGCCGCTGCTGCCGGGCGGCAGGCTGTGGAGCAACCTCCAGGCGGCCTGGGACCAGGCCCACCTGGGGAAGGCCATCGTCAACAGCGTGATCGTGGCCGGCTGCATCACCGCCGCCACCCTCTTCTTCTGCACGCTGGCCGGCTACGCCTTCGCGAAGATGCGCTTCCGCGGCCGGGGGGTGCTGATGACCGCGGTCATCGCCACCCTGACCATCCCGCCGCAGCTCAGCGTCGTCCCGCTGTTCATGATGATGTCGGACATCGGGTGGGGCGGGAAGCTGGAGTCGGTGATCTTCCCGACCCTGGTCGGCGCCTTCGGCGTCTTCTTCATGCGCCAGTACCTGCTGGAGGCCCTGCCGTACGAGCTGATCGAGGCGGCCAAGGTGGACGGGGCGAGCAACATCCGCATCGTGTGGAACGTCGTCCTGCCCGTGGCCCGGCCCGCGATGATGGTGCTCGGCATGCTCACCTTCGTGCAGGCGTGGAACGACTTCTTCTGGCCCTTCCTCGCGCTGAACCAGGAGAACCCCACCATCCAGGTGGCCCTCGGCCAGCTCAGCGCCTCCTACACCCCCGACCAGAGCATCGTCATGGCCGGAGCGCTGATCAGCACCCTGCCGCTGCTGCTCGTCTTCGTCGTCTTCGGCAAGCAGATCGTCGGCGGCATCATGGCGGGCGCGGTCAAGGGCTGA
- a CDS encoding LacI family DNA-binding transcriptional regulator, whose product MSPAEQPQPHRTADVRRPTLNAVAARAGVGRGTVSRVINGSPKVSDRSRAAVERAIAELGYVPNRAARSLATRRTDSVALVVPDAETRLFSEPYFSGIILGASAGLAGAGMQLLLVLARDEKEYGRLATYLAAQRVDGVLMMAVHGDDTLPDRLDELAVPTVLAGRRSDRERLGHVRADNRGGARVAVEHLLAGGRRAIGTITGPLDMDAAQGRLDGYREALREAGAAAGEELVARGDFTEEGGRAAMRELLRRNPGLDAVFAASDVMASGAMLELRAAGRRVPRDVALIGFDDSIVARHVDPPLTSVRQPLEEMGRTMASLLLDEIAHRGTGHREVVLPTELVVRESA is encoded by the coding sequence ATGAGCCCAGCCGAACAGCCGCAGCCGCACAGGACCGCGGACGTCCGGCGCCCGACCCTGAACGCCGTCGCCGCCCGCGCCGGCGTCGGCCGGGGCACGGTCTCCCGGGTGATCAACGGTTCCCCGAAGGTCAGCGACCGCTCCCGGGCGGCCGTCGAGCGGGCGATCGCCGAACTCGGCTACGTCCCCAACCGCGCGGCCCGCTCCCTGGCCACCCGCCGCACGGACTCGGTCGCCCTCGTCGTGCCGGACGCCGAGACCCGGCTCTTCTCCGAGCCGTACTTCTCGGGGATCATCCTGGGCGCGTCCGCGGGACTCGCCGGCGCGGGGATGCAGTTGCTGCTGGTCCTGGCACGCGACGAGAAGGAGTACGGGCGGCTCGCCACCTACCTCGCCGCGCAGCGGGTGGACGGGGTGCTGATGATGGCGGTCCACGGCGACGACACGCTGCCCGACCGGCTGGACGAGCTGGCCGTGCCCACCGTGCTGGCCGGGCGGCGCAGCGACCGGGAGCGGCTGGGGCACGTCCGCGCGGACAACCGGGGCGGCGCCCGGGTCGCGGTCGAGCACCTGCTGGCGGGGGGCCGCCGGGCCATCGGCACCATCACGGGCCCGCTGGACATGGACGCGGCGCAGGGCCGCCTCGACGGCTACCGGGAGGCGCTGCGGGAGGCGGGGGCCGCCGCCGGCGAGGAACTGGTGGCGCGCGGCGACTTCACGGAGGAGGGCGGGCGCGCGGCCATGCGGGAACTGCTGCGCCGCAACCCGGGGCTCGACGCCGTCTTCGCCGCCTCCGACGTGATGGCCTCCGGCGCGATGCTGGAGCTGCGCGCGGCGGGCCGGCGGGTGCCGCGCGACGTCGCCCTGATCGGCTTCGACGACTCGATCGTGGCCCGGCACGTCGATCCCCCGCTGACCAGCGTCCGCCAGCCGCTGGAGGAGATGGGCCGCACCATGGCGAGCCTGCTGCTGGACGAGATCGCCCACCGCGGCACCGGCCACCGGGAGGTGGTGCTGCCGACGGAACTGGTGGTGCGCGAGTCGGCCTAG
- a CDS encoding ABC transporter substrate-binding protein, which produces MRITRTGGGHGRRAAAVTTTVLTASALLLTGCSSDDGDSNSDAHGNITLTVADYGQFGYKEAGLFAKYHKLHPKITVKEETTANEQDYYPKLLQQLNTGSGLGDVTGIEVGRIKEVVDTQAGKFADLSKTIDVNDWVSWKEKQATAKDGTVIGAGTDIGPMSLCYRKDLFEKAGLPTDREAVAKAVAGGWEDYLKLGEQYKKKAPSGTYFMDSASAMYNAVVSSSADQYYDASGKPVYKNSQSVKQGWDLAAEAASKKLSQGLPQFTDAWTAALRKGSVATVACPAWMAGQISTNSGDAYKGKWDISRAPGSTAANWGGSFLAVPKGGKHVKEATDLVKWLTAPEQQAEVFKAIGVFPSNKGAYELASVKNAKLPYFSDAPIGQIYAEEAKSIPEAVLGAKDAVIKDTISNQINNMEQRGTKPADAWKAATESIDKAIG; this is translated from the coding sequence ATGCGCATCACCCGTACCGGCGGCGGTCACGGCCGCAGGGCAGCGGCCGTGACCACAACGGTCCTGACGGCCTCGGCCCTGCTGCTGACCGGCTGCAGCAGCGACGACGGCGACTCGAACTCGGATGCCCATGGGAACATCACCCTCACGGTGGCCGACTACGGGCAGTTCGGCTACAAGGAAGCCGGCCTGTTCGCCAAGTACCACAAGCTGCACCCGAAGATCACGGTCAAGGAAGAGACCACCGCCAACGAGCAGGACTACTACCCCAAGCTCCTTCAGCAGCTGAACACGGGCAGCGGCCTCGGGGACGTCACCGGCATCGAGGTCGGGCGCATCAAGGAGGTCGTGGACACCCAGGCGGGCAAGTTCGCCGACCTCAGCAAGACGATCGACGTGAACGACTGGGTGTCCTGGAAGGAGAAGCAGGCCACCGCCAAGGACGGCACGGTCATCGGCGCCGGCACCGACATCGGCCCGATGTCCCTGTGCTACCGCAAGGACCTCTTCGAGAAGGCAGGCCTGCCCACCGACCGCGAGGCCGTCGCCAAGGCCGTCGCCGGCGGCTGGGAGGACTACCTCAAGCTCGGCGAGCAGTACAAGAAGAAGGCGCCCTCCGGCACCTACTTCATGGACTCCGCCTCCGCCATGTACAACGCGGTCGTCAGCTCCTCCGCCGACCAGTACTACGACGCCTCCGGCAAGCCCGTCTACAAGAACAGCCAGTCCGTGAAGCAGGGCTGGGACCTGGCCGCCGAGGCCGCCTCCAAGAAGCTGTCCCAGGGCCTGCCCCAGTTCACCGACGCCTGGACGGCGGCGCTGCGCAAGGGCTCCGTGGCCACCGTGGCCTGCCCCGCCTGGATGGCCGGCCAGATCTCCACGAACTCCGGTGACGCCTACAAGGGCAAGTGGGACATCTCCCGCGCGCCCGGCTCGACCGCGGCCAACTGGGGCGGCTCCTTCCTCGCCGTGCCCAAGGGCGGCAAGCACGTCAAGGAGGCCACCGACCTGGTCAAGTGGCTGACCGCCCCGGAGCAGCAGGCCGAGGTGTTCAAGGCGATCGGCGTCTTCCCGTCCAACAAGGGCGCCTACGAGCTGGCCAGCGTCAAGAACGCCAAGCTCCCGTACTTCAGCGACGCCCCGATCGGCCAGATCTACGCCGAGGAGGCCAAGTCCATCCCCGAGGCGGTGCTCGGCGCGAAGGACGCGGTGATCAAGGACACGATCTCCAACCAGATCAACAACATGGAGCAGCGGGGCACCAAGCCCGCCGACGCGTGGAAGGCCGCGACCGAGTCCATCGACAAGGCGATCGGCTAG
- a CDS encoding cellulose binding domain-containing protein translates to MSTHRRRISGRNKAIGGLVAAAVAGGGAVLLTGTAQAAGIGAAYTRTSDWSTGYSAQYVVTNDSGRAEKTWTLEFDLPAGTRLGSLWNAESSVSGQHVTVKPAKWDTDGLAAGKSVTVGFVVNGSGDPTGCRVDGARCSADDGATPEPSGRPTDSATPTPTVPPTPGQGATPTPTGSTGTGTTASAGFAPYVDTSLYPAFDLLAAADATGVKTYNLAFLTDGGGCTPKWGGVTDLTGDAVAAQIGALRAKGGDVRVSFGGASGSELATTCSSADALAAAYGKAVDAFKLTKVDFDVEGGALPDTAANTRRAQAIAKLQAQHPDLDVSFTLPVMPEGLTQDGVNLLANAKSNGVRIGAVNIMAMDYGASYSGDMGTYAEQAATATQAQVRSVLGLSDSAAWKAVAVTPMIGVNDVSTEVFKVDDATQLVNFAKSKGLGWLSMWSATRDKQCDGGTKPTADATCSSVTQDEYAFAKAFGAFS, encoded by the coding sequence ATGAGCACCCACCGGCGCAGGATCAGTGGCAGGAACAAGGCGATCGGCGGTCTGGTGGCCGCCGCGGTGGCCGGTGGCGGCGCGGTCCTGCTGACCGGCACCGCGCAGGCCGCGGGCATCGGCGCCGCGTACACGAGGACCAGCGACTGGTCGACGGGCTACAGCGCGCAGTACGTCGTCACGAACGACAGCGGCCGGGCGGAGAAGACCTGGACGCTGGAGTTCGACCTGCCCGCGGGCACCAGGCTCGGCTCGCTGTGGAACGCCGAGTCGAGCGTGAGCGGTCAGCACGTCACCGTGAAGCCCGCGAAGTGGGACACGGACGGCCTCGCGGCGGGCAAGTCCGTCACCGTCGGCTTCGTGGTCAACGGCAGCGGCGACCCGACGGGCTGCCGCGTCGACGGCGCCCGGTGCTCCGCCGACGACGGTGCCACCCCCGAGCCGAGCGGCCGTCCCACCGACTCGGCGACGCCCACCCCCACCGTGCCCCCCACCCCGGGCCAGGGCGCGACGCCCACCCCCACCGGGAGCACCGGGACCGGTACCACGGCCTCCGCCGGCTTCGCCCCCTACGTGGACACCTCCCTGTACCCGGCCTTCGACCTCCTGGCCGCCGCCGACGCGACCGGCGTCAAGACCTACAACCTCGCCTTCCTCACCGACGGCGGCGGCTGCACCCCCAAGTGGGGCGGCGTCACCGACCTGACCGGCGACGCCGTGGCCGCGCAGATCGGCGCCCTGCGCGCCAAGGGCGGCGACGTCCGCGTCTCCTTCGGCGGCGCCTCCGGCTCCGAGCTGGCCACCACCTGCTCCTCCGCGGACGCGCTGGCGGCGGCGTACGGCAAGGCCGTCGACGCCTTCAAGCTGACCAAGGTCGACTTCGACGTCGAGGGCGGCGCCCTGCCCGACACGGCCGCCAACACCCGCCGCGCCCAGGCCATCGCCAAGCTCCAGGCGCAGCACCCGGACCTGGACGTCTCCTTCACCCTGCCGGTGATGCCCGAGGGCCTCACCCAGGACGGCGTCAACCTGCTGGCCAACGCCAAGTCCAACGGCGTGCGGATCGGCGCCGTCAACATCATGGCGATGGACTACGGCGCCTCGTACAGCGGTGACATGGGCACCTACGCCGAGCAGGCCGCGACCGCCACCCAGGCGCAGGTCAGGAGCGTGCTGGGGCTGTCCGACTCCGCCGCCTGGAAGGCCGTCGCGGTCACCCCGATGATCGGCGTCAACGACGTCTCCACGGAGGTCTTCAAGGTCGACGACGCCACCCAGCTGGTGAACTTCGCCAAGTCCAAGGGCCTCGGCTGGCTCTCCATGTGGTCCGCGACCCGCGACAAGCAGTGCGACGGCGGCACCAAGCCCACCGCCGACGCCACCTGCAGCTCGGTCACCCAGGACGAGTACGCCTTCGCCAAGGCCTTCGGCGCCTTCAGCTGA
- a CDS encoding GH1 family beta-glucosidase, translated as MSEPMTVSFPPAFLWGAATSAYQIEGAVREGGRTPSIWDTFSHTPGRTADGDTGDIAVDHYHRYRDDVALMAELGLTAYRFSVSWPRVQPTGRGPAVQVGLDFYRRLVDELLAHGIKPALTLYHWDLPQELEDAGGWPERDTALRFAEYARLVGEALGDRVEHWTTLNEPWCSAFLGYGSGVHAPGRTDPVASLRAAHHLNLAHGLGAQALRSVLPAGTSVAVSLNSQVVRPLSRHPADLAAARRIDDLANGVFHGPMLHGAYPATLLEDTSPLTDWSYVLDGDLKHINQPLDALGLNYYTPALVSSALTAPTGPRADGHGSSAHSPWPGADDVAFHQTPGDRTDMGWTIDPDGLHELITRYSREAPGLPLYVTENGAAYPDKVDDDGRVRDPERVAYLHGHLSAVRRAIADGADVRGYYLWSLLDNFEWAYGYGKRFGAVHVDYATLARTPKSSARWYGEAARTGTLPPVGSV; from the coding sequence ATGTCCGAACCGATGACCGTGTCCTTCCCTCCCGCGTTCCTCTGGGGCGCGGCGACCTCCGCCTACCAGATCGAGGGCGCGGTGCGGGAGGGCGGCCGCACCCCCTCGATCTGGGACACCTTCAGTCACACGCCGGGCCGGACGGCCGACGGCGACACCGGTGACATCGCCGTCGACCACTACCACCGCTACCGCGACGACGTCGCCCTGATGGCCGAGCTGGGCCTGACCGCCTACCGCTTCTCGGTCTCCTGGCCGCGCGTGCAGCCCACCGGCCGGGGCCCCGCCGTGCAGGTGGGCCTGGACTTCTACCGCCGCCTGGTGGACGAGCTGCTCGCGCACGGCATCAAGCCGGCCCTCACCCTCTACCACTGGGACCTGCCGCAGGAGCTGGAGGACGCGGGCGGCTGGCCCGAGCGGGACACCGCGCTGCGGTTCGCCGAGTACGCGCGGCTGGTCGGCGAGGCCCTCGGCGACCGGGTGGAGCACTGGACCACCCTCAACGAGCCCTGGTGCAGCGCCTTCCTGGGCTACGGCTCCGGCGTCCACGCCCCCGGCCGCACCGACCCGGTGGCCTCCCTGCGCGCGGCGCACCACCTCAACCTGGCGCACGGCCTGGGCGCGCAGGCGCTGCGCTCGGTGCTGCCGGCCGGGACCTCCGTGGCCGTCAGCCTCAACTCCCAGGTGGTCCGCCCGCTGTCGCGGCACCCGGCCGACCTGGCGGCGGCCCGGCGGATCGACGACCTGGCCAACGGCGTCTTCCACGGCCCGATGCTGCACGGCGCCTACCCGGCCACCCTGCTGGAGGACACCTCGCCGCTCACCGACTGGTCGTACGTCCTGGACGGGGACCTGAAGCACATCAACCAGCCGCTGGACGCGCTGGGCCTCAACTACTACACGCCGGCCCTGGTGTCGTCGGCGCTGACGGCGCCGACGGGCCCGCGCGCGGACGGCCACGGCAGCAGCGCGCACTCGCCGTGGCCGGGGGCGGACGACGTGGCGTTCCACCAGACGCCGGGCGACCGCACGGACATGGGCTGGACGATCGACCCGGACGGCCTGCACGAGCTGATCACGCGCTACAGCCGGGAGGCACCGGGCCTGCCCCTGTACGTCACGGAGAACGGCGCGGCCTACCCGGACAAGGTGGACGACGACGGCCGCGTGCGCGACCCCGAGCGCGTCGCCTACCTGCACGGCCACCTGTCGGCGGTCCGCCGGGCCATCGCGGACGGGGCGGACGTGCGCGGGTACTACCTGTGGTCCCTGCTGGACAACTTCGAGTGGGCCTACGGCTACGGCAAGCGCTTCGGAGCGGTGCACGTGGACTACGCGACGCTCGCCCGCACCCCGAAGTCCAGCGCCCGCTGGTACGGGGAGGCGGCCCGCACGGGGACGCTGCCGCCGGTGGGGTCCGTGTAG
- a CDS encoding HAMP domain-containing sensor histidine kinase — MRWALVKVCLAVTTMVVVAFAVPLGLVVKEMARDRAFAGAEREAAAVAPALSITTDRDQLERVVAAAGADSGMAVHVPAADGRPALDLGRRRADEQDVRAVRSMGRASTTPVAGGSTLLQPVALSSGTIAVVEVYVPESAMTHGVGTAWAVLAAVGLALIVGSVAVADRLGVRMVGPARRLVEGAHELGEGELGARVPEEGPTELRLAAVAFNSMADQVVQLLANERELAADLSHRLRTPLTVLRLNTASLGAGPAAEQTRAAVAQLEREVDTIIRTAREAKPQTVAAGPGAGCDAAEVVRERMGFWSALAEDEGRKWRVAGVERPVRIPVARADLAAALDALLGNVFRHTAEGTAFAVDVHHAEDAVIVLVSDAGPGIPDPEAAMARGRGSGCAGSTGLGLDIVRRLAESTGGDVRIGSSVLGGTEVRVWIQLDGRKPAGRGHRGAVRRRRPGKLASTFNRPRSLP; from the coding sequence ATGAGGTGGGCCCTCGTCAAGGTCTGCCTGGCGGTCACCACCATGGTCGTGGTCGCCTTCGCCGTCCCGCTCGGCCTGGTCGTCAAGGAGATGGCCCGCGACCGCGCCTTCGCGGGCGCCGAGCGGGAGGCCGCCGCGGTCGCCCCGGCCCTGTCCATCACCACCGACCGGGACCAGCTGGAGCGGGTGGTGGCCGCGGCCGGCGCGGACTCCGGGATGGCCGTGCACGTGCCCGCCGCCGACGGCCGGCCCGCCCTCGACCTCGGCCGGCGGCGCGCCGACGAGCAGGACGTCCGGGCCGTACGCAGCATGGGCCGCGCCTCCACCACCCCGGTCGCCGGCGGCTCCACGCTGCTCCAGCCGGTCGCGCTCAGCTCCGGCACCATCGCGGTCGTGGAGGTCTACGTCCCCGAGTCCGCGATGACCCACGGCGTGGGCACGGCCTGGGCGGTGCTCGCCGCCGTCGGTCTGGCACTGATCGTCGGCTCGGTCGCGGTCGCCGACCGGCTCGGGGTGCGCATGGTGGGGCCCGCCCGGCGGCTGGTCGAGGGCGCGCACGAACTGGGCGAGGGTGAGCTCGGCGCCCGGGTACCGGAGGAGGGGCCGACCGAACTCAGACTCGCCGCGGTCGCGTTCAACTCCATGGCCGACCAGGTCGTCCAACTGCTCGCCAACGAACGCGAACTGGCGGCGGACCTCTCGCACCGGCTGCGCACCCCGCTGACCGTGCTCCGGCTGAACACGGCCTCCCTGGGCGCCGGACCCGCCGCGGAGCAGACCCGGGCGGCCGTCGCCCAGCTGGAGCGGGAGGTGGACACCATCATCCGCACCGCCCGGGAGGCCAAACCGCAGACGGTCGCCGCCGGACCCGGTGCCGGGTGCGACGCGGCCGAAGTGGTGCGCGAGCGCATGGGGTTCTGGTCCGCGCTCGCCGAGGACGAGGGCCGCAAGTGGCGGGTGGCCGGCGTGGAGCGGCCGGTGCGCATACCCGTGGCCCGCGCCGACCTGGCCGCCGCCCTGGACGCGCTGCTCGGCAACGTCTTCCGGCACACCGCCGAGGGCACCGCCTTCGCGGTCGACGTGCACCACGCCGAGGACGCGGTGATCGTGCTGGTCTCCGACGCGGGCCCCGGCATACCCGACCCCGAGGCGGCGATGGCCCGCGGCCGCGGCTCCGGCTGCGCGGGCTCCACCGGGCTCGGCCTGGACATCGTGCGCCGGCTCGCCGAGTCCACCGGCGGGGACGTCCGCATCGGCTCCTCGGTGCTCGGCGGGACCGAGGTGCGCGTCTGGATCCAGTTGGACGGGCGCAAGCCGGCGGGCCGGGGACACCGGGGGGCGGTGCGCAGGCGCCGACCGGGCAAATTGGCCTCCACCTTTAACCGCCCCCGATCCCTTCCTTAA